Proteins encoded within one genomic window of Polaribacter sp. NJDZ03:
- a CDS encoding DinB family protein, whose translation MIEAIEKNLQRGISLLNTISNEQYSDNSVAPYYSSIGCHMRHILDVFSCILDGLETKSIYLNKRNRNELLELHTQLGIEYFNETIYKLKEINTLDLENTVLVTDDLGLGVKSVNYTLAAILMQAHSHAIHHFASIGYIIYQLGIELPDADFGFNPTTPKVTIERS comes from the coding sequence ATGATTGAAGCTATTGAGAAAAACTTACAGAGAGGTATCTCTTTATTAAATACAATTTCTAATGAACAATATTCAGACAACTCGGTAGCTCCTTATTACTCTAGCATAGGTTGCCATATGCGTCATATTTTAGACGTATTTTCTTGTATTTTAGACGGATTAGAGACAAAGTCTATTTACCTAAATAAAAGAAACAGAAACGAATTATTAGAATTACATACTCAATTAGGTATTGAATATTTTAATGAAACAATTTATAAATTAAAAGAAATTAATACGCTAGATTTAGAAAATACAGTATTGGTTACGGATGATTTAGGTTTGGGAGTAAAGTCGGTAAATTATACCCTAGCAGCTATATTAATGCAAGCACACAGTCATGCAATTCATCATTTTGCTAGTATTGGTTATATTATTTATCAATTAGGAATAGAATTACCAGACGCAGATTTTGGTTTTAATCCAACAACACCAAAAGTAACTATAGAAAGAAGTTAA
- a CDS encoding DUF6695 family protein — protein MSTDKTNGIIVILSYPDTVVRPAYWEPSSKIWPLIGIGSKHAVQAGHAALLLIKKDETEINYFDFGRYITSYTNGRVRSKETDPELLVSINAEFENAKLTNLKEILLWIEKHPEKTHGDGRLVASMHTEIDFEKANNYIFQLINEKEIPYGAFIKNGTNCARFVTDTIIASSSNKKIRKLLKRSNLLTPSPIGNVIKGNTDNLIHSIYNQKIEDYKNRSILKEYNTSFFNKFDIEPNLIGTEHPNKKVFELKKGTWLGGIGSGAWFKIEAQIDAETYSISRFDSEGTKDFYANFSIDKKCFNYLEEHQFMYPTNCKEAVIMQNNKLYILQINALNRF, from the coding sequence ATGAGTACAGACAAGACTAACGGAATTATAGTAATTCTCTCTTACCCAGACACTGTTGTAAGGCCTGCTTATTGGGAGCCTTCTAGTAAAATATGGCCCCTAATTGGTATTGGTAGTAAGCACGCTGTGCAAGCTGGTCATGCGGCATTATTGTTGATAAAAAAAGACGAAACTGAAATTAATTATTTCGATTTTGGCAGGTATATTACAAGTTACACTAATGGCCGTGTTAGATCTAAAGAAACAGATCCCGAGCTTTTGGTTTCTATAAATGCTGAATTTGAAAATGCAAAATTAACCAACTTAAAAGAAATTTTACTTTGGATTGAAAAGCACCCTGAAAAGACACATGGAGACGGAAGATTGGTTGCAAGTATGCATACTGAGATTGATTTTGAAAAAGCGAATAATTATATTTTTCAATTAATAAATGAAAAAGAAATTCCATACGGAGCTTTTATAAAAAATGGTACCAATTGTGCTCGTTTTGTAACAGATACAATTATTGCCTCTTCTTCAAATAAAAAAATTAGAAAGCTGTTAAAAAGATCTAATTTACTAACACCAAGCCCTATTGGAAATGTAATTAAGGGAAATACGGATAACCTTATTCATAGTATTTACAATCAAAAAATTGAAGATTATAAGAATAGATCTATTCTTAAAGAATACAATACTTCTTTTTTTAATAAATTTGATATTGAACCTAACTTAATTGGCACAGAGCATCCAAATAAAAAGGTTTTTGAATTAAAAAAAGGTACTTGGTTGGGCGGAATTGGAAGTGGTGCCTGGTTTAAGATTGAAGCACAAATTGATGCTGAAACCTATAGCATATCTAGATTTGATTCTGAAGGAACAAAAGATTTTTATGCTAATTTTAGCATTGATAAAAAATGTTTTAATTATTTAGAAGAGCATCAATTTATGTATCCTACCAATTGTAAAGAAGCTGTTATTATGCAAAACAATAAGTTGTATATTTTACAAATTAACGCCTTAAATAGGTTTTAA
- a CDS encoding DUF6095 family protein, protein MSTNYNLLGKGLRNLSILLILFIASPVSLTMGFKALKKFNNTPQAYLSYLILFAAVIIIIFTLYFAFKTFNILLKAIFNN, encoded by the coding sequence ATGAGTACTAATTATAACTTATTGGGTAAGGGTTTAAGAAATTTAAGTATTTTACTTATTCTTTTTATAGCTTCACCTGTATCACTTACAATGGGTTTTAAAGCTTTAAAAAAGTTTAACAATACACCTCAAGCATACCTCTCTTACCTTATTCTATTTGCTGCTGTAATTATAATTATATTTACCTTGTACTTTGCTTTTAAAACTTTTAACATTCTACTAAAAGCTATTTTTAATAATTAA
- the murQ gene encoding N-acetylmuramic acid 6-phosphate etherase, which translates to MNFIKTTEQDSNYNHLEKMSVTELLSNINNEDKTVPLAVEKALPEIENLTTQIVTKLQNGGRIFYLGAGTSGRLGVLDASECPPTFGVSPEMVVGIIAGGDTAIRNAVEFAEDSKNQGWLDLQAHHISSKDVVVGIAASGTTPYVISALEACNKNNIVTGCIACNKNSPLGNVAQFPIEVVVGPEFVTGSSRMKAGTAQKLVLNMLSTATMILLGKIKGNKMVDMQLSNKKLVERGEKMLVLELNIDQTEASALLTKYGNVRNVLKNYKNEY; encoded by the coding sequence ATGAATTTTATAAAAACAACAGAGCAAGATTCTAACTACAATCATCTAGAAAAGATGTCTGTAACAGAACTATTAAGCAATATAAATAACGAAGATAAAACGGTACCTTTAGCCGTAGAAAAGGCTTTACCAGAGATTGAAAATTTAACGACACAGATTGTAACTAAATTACAAAACGGTGGAAGGATTTTCTATTTAGGGGCAGGTACATCGGGCAGATTGGGTGTTTTAGATGCCTCTGAATGTCCGCCTACTTTTGGTGTTTCGCCAGAAATGGTTGTTGGTATTATTGCTGGTGGAGATACTGCTATTAGAAATGCTGTAGAATTTGCAGAAGATTCTAAAAACCAAGGTTGGTTAGATTTACAGGCGCACCATATTTCTAGTAAAGATGTGGTTGTTGGTATTGCTGCTTCTGGCACCACACCTTATGTGATTTCTGCTTTGGAAGCATGTAATAAAAACAATATTGTTACGGGGTGTATTGCTTGTAATAAAAATAGTCCTTTAGGCAACGTTGCTCAATTTCCTATAGAAGTGGTTGTGGGACCCGAATTTGTAACCGGAAGCTCTAGGATGAAAGCAGGAACTGCTCAGAAATTAGTGCTAAATATGCTTTCTACAGCAACCATGATTTTATTAGGTAAAATTAAGGGCAATAAAATGGTAGACATGCAACTTTCTAACAAAAAATTGGTAGAAAGAGGTGAAAAAATGTTAGTTTTAGAACTAAATATAGACCAAACCGAGGCAAGTGCGTTACTTACTAAATATGGTAATGTTAGAAACGTCCTTAAAAACTATAAAAATGAGTACTAA
- a CDS encoding DUF4249 family protein — protein MKNVKIIIVLCIILFASCEKVVDIDVPSIEPKLIIDASFEVLFSESPVVANTNVKLSLSADYFDDEIPTVTNAIVTLTNLSTNTIIPFVDTNANGSFSPINSFIPEDDTEYELTVIYNNETYKGKATKIKSTVIDNITQGDETFFSEDQIELKILFSDNENEENYYIFKVNKNNFVNIDDTYFNGSNYNFSYFYEDEKMELPKEIDIKLYGVSKDYYTYFAILSSQSGESGGGPFQSIPSSLLGNIVNTTNEDNFPLGYFHIAETDTYTIGLVEKK, from the coding sequence ATGAAAAATGTAAAAATTATTATCGTTTTATGTATCATCCTTTTTGCAAGTTGCGAGAAAGTTGTAGATATTGATGTACCCTCTATAGAACCAAAATTAATTATTGATGCTTCTTTTGAAGTACTTTTTAGTGAAAGTCCTGTTGTTGCAAATACGAATGTAAAGCTTAGTTTATCTGCAGATTATTTTGATGATGAAATTCCGACTGTTACAAATGCAATTGTTACTTTAACCAACTTATCAACTAACACCATAATTCCTTTTGTAGACACAAATGCTAATGGAAGTTTTAGTCCAATAAATTCTTTTATTCCTGAGGATGATACCGAATATGAATTAACTGTAATCTACAATAATGAAACCTACAAAGGAAAAGCTACCAAAATAAAATCTACCGTTATAGATAACATTACACAAGGTGATGAAACTTTTTTTTCTGAGGATCAAATTGAGTTGAAAATTTTATTTTCGGATAATGAAAATGAAGAAAATTACTACATTTTTAAGGTTAATAAAAATAATTTTGTAAATATAGACGATACCTATTTTAATGGTTCTAATTATAATTTCTCTTATTTCTATGAAGATGAAAAGATGGAATTACCTAAAGAAATTGACATTAAATTGTATGGAGTCTCTAAAGATTACTACACTTATTTTGCCATTTTATCTAGTCAGAGTGGAGAAAGTGGTGGTGGTCCTTTTCAATCTATTCCTTCATCATTATTAGGTAATATTGTTAACACTACAAACGAAGATAATTTTCCATTAGGCTATTTTCATATTGCAGAAACAGATACATACACCATAGGCTTGGTAGAAAAAAAGTAA
- a CDS encoding TonB-dependent receptor, whose translation MFRFKKALLLLLLFSFTAFSQEKHTVSGTIYDNSNNETLIGVSIYFPELNSGTTTNQYGFYSITLPEGTYKIQVSYLGYSTIIETINLKDKEIKNFNLKEESESLDEIIIEGNVENLNVKTPQMSVNRLTSATIKQIPVVLGEADIIKSLILLPGVTSAGEGASGFNVRGGAADQNLILLDEAIVFNSSHLFGFFSVFNPDVIKDVKLYKGGIPANYGGRLSSVLDIYQKEGNSKEFKVTGGIGLVSSRLLIEGPIKKEKISFLVGGRSSYAHLFLPLFDMDNKAYFYDLNTKINYRIDDRNSVFFSGYFGKDAFEISDNFVNTYGNKVANLRWNHLFSDKLFSNLSVIYSDYFYGLTLDFVGFEWDSGITNYNLKYDFNHYINNKFKLSYGINNIYNKFNPGEIVPNREDSGILPEKLIDKYANEFAVYLDAEHKVSEKLRLQYGLRFSNFTRLGQDELNVYANNEAVLYNSEFKKYESADATDTESYKRSDVISSFNNFEPRISMSYILDDNTSIKGSYNRMAQYLHLLSNTSSPTPLDVWAPSGKYIKPQLLDQYAVGYFKTLKKGDYSIETEVFYKDIQNRIDYINGANLVANNEIETVILNGKARAYGLEFLLKKNAGKFKGWFSYTLSKSEQLTPGRTAAEPGINNGEWYNTAYDKTHDFSINGSYDFNKKWKFNANFVFQTGQPTNYPVGQYEYQGLNVPIYNDNRRNADRLPAYHRLDISATLTPEKNANRKWQGEWVFGVYNLYGRQNAASINFTQNSETYRNEAIQTSIFGLVPSVTYNFKF comes from the coding sequence ATGTTTCGTTTTAAAAAAGCACTTTTACTACTACTCTTATTTAGTTTTACGGCTTTTAGCCAAGAAAAGCATACTGTTAGTGGTACTATTTATGATAATAGTAATAATGAAACTTTAATTGGTGTTTCTATATATTTCCCAGAATTAAACTCGGGTACTACTACCAATCAATATGGATTTTATTCCATTACACTCCCAGAAGGTACATACAAAATACAGGTTAGTTACTTAGGGTATTCTACAATTATTGAAACCATTAATCTAAAAGATAAAGAGATTAAAAATTTCAATTTAAAAGAAGAATCAGAAAGTTTAGATGAAATTATCATAGAAGGAAATGTAGAAAACTTAAATGTTAAAACTCCACAAATGAGTGTTAACAGACTTACATCTGCAACGATTAAACAAATACCTGTAGTCTTAGGAGAAGCAGATATTATAAAATCTTTAATCTTACTACCCGGAGTAACAAGCGCCGGAGAAGGCGCATCTGGTTTTAACGTAAGAGGTGGTGCTGCAGATCAAAATTTAATTTTATTAGACGAAGCAATTGTTTTTAATTCATCACATTTATTTGGTTTCTTCTCCGTTTTTAATCCAGATGTAATAAAGGATGTAAAATTATATAAAGGAGGAATTCCTGCAAATTACGGAGGTAGGTTGTCTTCTGTTTTAGATATTTATCAGAAAGAAGGAAACAGTAAAGAATTTAAAGTTACTGGAGGAATTGGCTTGGTATCCTCTAGATTATTAATTGAAGGACCAATCAAAAAAGAAAAAATTTCTTTTTTAGTGGGTGGTAGATCATCTTATGCACATTTGTTCTTACCGTTATTTGATATGGATAACAAAGCATATTTTTATGATTTAAATACCAAAATAAATTATAGAATTGATGACAGAAACAGTGTGTTCTTTTCTGGTTATTTTGGAAAAGACGCTTTTGAAATTAGTGATAATTTTGTAAATACTTATGGAAATAAAGTTGCCAATTTACGTTGGAATCATCTTTTTTCTGATAAACTATTCTCTAACCTATCAGTTATTTATTCTGATTACTTTTACGGATTAACTCTAGATTTTGTTGGTTTTGAATGGGATTCTGGTATAACAAACTACAACCTAAAATATGATTTTAACCATTACATCAATAATAAATTTAAATTGAGTTATGGTATAAACAACATCTACAACAAATTTAATCCTGGAGAAATTGTACCAAACAGAGAGGATTCTGGAATTCTACCTGAAAAATTAATTGATAAATATGCCAACGAATTTGCAGTCTATTTAGATGCAGAACATAAAGTAAGTGAAAAGCTAAGGTTGCAATACGGACTTCGTTTTAGTAATTTTACAAGACTAGGCCAAGATGAACTAAATGTTTACGCAAATAATGAAGCTGTACTTTATAATAGTGAGTTTAAAAAATATGAATCTGCAGATGCTACAGACACAGAATCATATAAAAGAAGTGATGTTATTAGCAGTTTTAATAACTTTGAGCCAAGAATTTCTATGTCATATATTTTAGATGACAATACATCTATAAAAGGAAGTTATAACAGAATGGCACAGTATTTACATTTATTATCTAACACCTCTTCCCCTACTCCGTTAGATGTTTGGGCACCTAGTGGAAAATATATAAAACCACAACTTTTAGATCAATATGCTGTTGGGTATTTTAAAACTTTAAAAAAAGGTGATTATTCTATAGAAACAGAAGTTTTTTATAAAGACATTCAGAATAGAATAGATTACATAAACGGCGCTAACTTGGTTGCCAATAATGAAATTGAAACGGTAATTTTAAACGGAAAAGCAAGAGCTTATGGCTTAGAGTTTTTGCTTAAAAAAAACGCAGGAAAATTTAAAGGTTGGTTTTCTTATACCTTATCTAAATCTGAACAATTAACACCTGGTAGAACAGCTGCAGAACCTGGTATTAATAACGGAGAATGGTACAATACTGCTTATGACAAAACACACGATTTTTCTATTAATGGAAGTTACGACTTTAATAAAAAATGGAAGTTTAATGCAAACTTTGTTTTTCAGACAGGGCAACCTACAAATTACCCTGTTGGACAATATGAATACCAAGGTTTAAATGTGCCAATTTACAATGATAATAGAAGAAATGCAGATAGGTTACCGGCCTATCACAGACTAGATATTTCTGCAACCTTAACTCCAGAAAAGAATGCGAATAGAAAATGGCAAGGAGAATGGGTTTTTGGAGTTTATAATCTGTACGGACGCCAAAATGCAGCATCTATTAATTTTACTCAGAATAGTGAAACTTATAGAAATGAAGCAATACAAACTTCTATTTTTGGCTTAGTGCCTTCTGTTACTTATAATTTTAAATTCTAA